A window of the Arachis duranensis cultivar V14167 chromosome 5, aradu.V14167.gnm2.J7QH, whole genome shotgun sequence genome harbors these coding sequences:
- the LOC107491468 gene encoding uncharacterized protein LOC107491468 isoform X2 has protein sequence MGKKLDALLGRTFKAAKFRPIITLAISRIAVLKNQRQVRLKQARCDVLQLLQLEHHERALLRVEHVIKEQNMLDVYDKIEGYCNLVIERIHLIEQERECPEELKEAASGLLYAASRCGDFPEIQEIRAVLTSRFGREFASRAIELRNNCGVHPQMVQKLSTRMPSLESRMKQLKEIASENNIILQLEEFSSVSVEEQFNAENQNQNKHGIGEENFHNFPNRGKDEELYDSFKARKKYKDVADAAQAAFESAAFAAAAARAAVELSRSEPHDPDDHNTSSPKQRKFSHGHKPQLEETEIFNETLGDNKDINRLEKPKDSLGSNSIDGILKVSVDAEIEADTLNKEVVFDESDDDTNNKMKINHYSMPISPKYTKGKAVGSGSQKHESNKKVTRTKMQSGPQLDLEKRPISVRTR, from the exons ATGGGTAAGAAGCTCGATGCTCTGCTTGGAAGAACTTTCAAGGCTGCAAAGTTCAGGCCTATCATAACGTTAGCCATTTCACGCATTGCTGTGCTCAAGAACCAGCGCCAGGTTCGCCTTAAACAAGCCCGTTGCGATGTCCTTCAACTCCTCCAACTCGAACACCATGAACGAGCTTTGCTTCGA GTTGAGCATGTTATCAAGGAGCAAAATATGTTGGATGTGTACGACAAGATTGAAGGATATTGCAACCTTGTGATCGAAAGGATCCATCTCATTGAACAAGAGAG GGAATGCCCTGAGGAACTGAAGGAGGCAGCATCCGGCTTACTCTATGCGGCCTCAAGGTGTGGAGATTTTCCAGAGATACAAGAGATTCGTGCAGTTTTGACATCTCGGTTTGGCAGAGAGTTTGCTTCACGTGCTATTGAGTTAAGGAACAATTGTGGAGTCCATCCTCAG ATGGTACAAAAGCTGTCAACAAGGATGCCAAGCTTGGAAAGCAGAATGAAGCAACTCAAAGAAATTGCTTCTGAGAACAATATTATTCTGCAACTTGAAGAATTTTCCTCTGTTTCGGTTGAG GAGCAATTCAATGCGGAAAATCAAAACCAGAACAAGCATGGGATAGGAGAAGAGAATTTTCATAATTTCCCTAACAGAGGAAAAGATGAAGAGTTATACGATTCATTTAAGGCAAGGAAAAAGTACAAGGATGTAGCTGATGCAGCACAAGCAGCTTTTGAATCAGCAGCATTTGCAGCAGCTGCCGCAAGGGCAGCTGTGGAACTCTCCCGATCTGAACCCCATGATCCTGATGATCATAACACTTCAAGCCCCAAACAGAGAAAATTTTCTCATGGACATAAACCTCAACTGGAAGAGACAGAAATCTTTAATGAAACTCTAGGAGATAACAAGGATATAAACAGGTTAGAGAAACCAAAAGACAGTTTAGGTTCCAATTCAATTGATGGGATTTTGAAGGTGTCAGTTGATGCAGAAATTGAGGCTGACACTTTAAATAAGGAAGTAGTTTTTGATGAAAGTGATGACGATACCAATAACAAAATGAAGATAAATCATTATTCTATGCCGATATCTCCAAAATATACTAAGGGTAAGGCAGTTGGATCAGGCTCTCAGAAACATGAATCTAATAAAAAAGTGACAAGAACCAAGATGCAGAGTGGACCTCAGTTGGATTTGGAGAAGAGGCCAATTTCTGTGAGGACTAGATGA
- the LOC107491468 gene encoding uncharacterized protein LOC107491468 isoform X1 translates to MGKKLDALLGRTFKAAKFRPIITLAISRIAVLKNQRQVRLKQARCDVLQLLQLEHHERALLRVEHVIKEQNMLDVYDKIEGYCNLVIERIHLIEQERLKECPEELKEAASGLLYAASRCGDFPEIQEIRAVLTSRFGREFASRAIELRNNCGVHPQMVQKLSTRMPSLESRMKQLKEIASENNIILQLEEFSSVSVEEQFNAENQNQNKHGIGEENFHNFPNRGKDEELYDSFKARKKYKDVADAAQAAFESAAFAAAAARAAVELSRSEPHDPDDHNTSSPKQRKFSHGHKPQLEETEIFNETLGDNKDINRLEKPKDSLGSNSIDGILKVSVDAEIEADTLNKEVVFDESDDDTNNKMKINHYSMPISPKYTKGKAVGSGSQKHESNKKVTRTKMQSGPQLDLEKRPISVRTR, encoded by the exons ATGGGTAAGAAGCTCGATGCTCTGCTTGGAAGAACTTTCAAGGCTGCAAAGTTCAGGCCTATCATAACGTTAGCCATTTCACGCATTGCTGTGCTCAAGAACCAGCGCCAGGTTCGCCTTAAACAAGCCCGTTGCGATGTCCTTCAACTCCTCCAACTCGAACACCATGAACGAGCTTTGCTTCGA GTTGAGCATGTTATCAAGGAGCAAAATATGTTGGATGTGTACGACAAGATTGAAGGATATTGCAACCTTGTGATCGAAAGGATCCATCTCATTGAACAAGAGAGGTTAAA GGAATGCCCTGAGGAACTGAAGGAGGCAGCATCCGGCTTACTCTATGCGGCCTCAAGGTGTGGAGATTTTCCAGAGATACAAGAGATTCGTGCAGTTTTGACATCTCGGTTTGGCAGAGAGTTTGCTTCACGTGCTATTGAGTTAAGGAACAATTGTGGAGTCCATCCTCAG ATGGTACAAAAGCTGTCAACAAGGATGCCAAGCTTGGAAAGCAGAATGAAGCAACTCAAAGAAATTGCTTCTGAGAACAATATTATTCTGCAACTTGAAGAATTTTCCTCTGTTTCGGTTGAG GAGCAATTCAATGCGGAAAATCAAAACCAGAACAAGCATGGGATAGGAGAAGAGAATTTTCATAATTTCCCTAACAGAGGAAAAGATGAAGAGTTATACGATTCATTTAAGGCAAGGAAAAAGTACAAGGATGTAGCTGATGCAGCACAAGCAGCTTTTGAATCAGCAGCATTTGCAGCAGCTGCCGCAAGGGCAGCTGTGGAACTCTCCCGATCTGAACCCCATGATCCTGATGATCATAACACTTCAAGCCCCAAACAGAGAAAATTTTCTCATGGACATAAACCTCAACTGGAAGAGACAGAAATCTTTAATGAAACTCTAGGAGATAACAAGGATATAAACAGGTTAGAGAAACCAAAAGACAGTTTAGGTTCCAATTCAATTGATGGGATTTTGAAGGTGTCAGTTGATGCAGAAATTGAGGCTGACACTTTAAATAAGGAAGTAGTTTTTGATGAAAGTGATGACGATACCAATAACAAAATGAAGATAAATCATTATTCTATGCCGATATCTCCAAAATATACTAAGGGTAAGGCAGTTGGATCAGGCTCTCAGAAACATGAATCTAATAAAAAAGTGACAAGAACCAAGATGCAGAGTGGACCTCAGTTGGATTTGGAGAAGAGGCCAATTTCTGTGAGGACTAGATGA
- the LOC107491468 gene encoding uncharacterized protein LOC107491468 isoform X3, with protein MGKKLDALLGRTFKAAKFRPIITLAISRIAVLKNQRQVRLKQARCDVLQLLQLEHHERALLREQNMLDVYDKIEGYCNLVIERIHLIEQERLKECPEELKEAASGLLYAASRCGDFPEIQEIRAVLTSRFGREFASRAIELRNNCGVHPQMVQKLSTRMPSLESRMKQLKEIASENNIILQLEEFSSVSVEEQFNAENQNQNKHGIGEENFHNFPNRGKDEELYDSFKARKKYKDVADAAQAAFESAAFAAAAARAAVELSRSEPHDPDDHNTSSPKQRKFSHGHKPQLEETEIFNETLGDNKDINRLEKPKDSLGSNSIDGILKVSVDAEIEADTLNKEVVFDESDDDTNNKMKINHYSMPISPKYTKGKAVGSGSQKHESNKKVTRTKMQSGPQLDLEKRPISVRTR; from the exons ATGGGTAAGAAGCTCGATGCTCTGCTTGGAAGAACTTTCAAGGCTGCAAAGTTCAGGCCTATCATAACGTTAGCCATTTCACGCATTGCTGTGCTCAAGAACCAGCGCCAGGTTCGCCTTAAACAAGCCCGTTGCGATGTCCTTCAACTCCTCCAACTCGAACACCATGAACGAGCTTTGCTTCGA GAGCAAAATATGTTGGATGTGTACGACAAGATTGAAGGATATTGCAACCTTGTGATCGAAAGGATCCATCTCATTGAACAAGAGAGGTTAAA GGAATGCCCTGAGGAACTGAAGGAGGCAGCATCCGGCTTACTCTATGCGGCCTCAAGGTGTGGAGATTTTCCAGAGATACAAGAGATTCGTGCAGTTTTGACATCTCGGTTTGGCAGAGAGTTTGCTTCACGTGCTATTGAGTTAAGGAACAATTGTGGAGTCCATCCTCAG ATGGTACAAAAGCTGTCAACAAGGATGCCAAGCTTGGAAAGCAGAATGAAGCAACTCAAAGAAATTGCTTCTGAGAACAATATTATTCTGCAACTTGAAGAATTTTCCTCTGTTTCGGTTGAG GAGCAATTCAATGCGGAAAATCAAAACCAGAACAAGCATGGGATAGGAGAAGAGAATTTTCATAATTTCCCTAACAGAGGAAAAGATGAAGAGTTATACGATTCATTTAAGGCAAGGAAAAAGTACAAGGATGTAGCTGATGCAGCACAAGCAGCTTTTGAATCAGCAGCATTTGCAGCAGCTGCCGCAAGGGCAGCTGTGGAACTCTCCCGATCTGAACCCCATGATCCTGATGATCATAACACTTCAAGCCCCAAACAGAGAAAATTTTCTCATGGACATAAACCTCAACTGGAAGAGACAGAAATCTTTAATGAAACTCTAGGAGATAACAAGGATATAAACAGGTTAGAGAAACCAAAAGACAGTTTAGGTTCCAATTCAATTGATGGGATTTTGAAGGTGTCAGTTGATGCAGAAATTGAGGCTGACACTTTAAATAAGGAAGTAGTTTTTGATGAAAGTGATGACGATACCAATAACAAAATGAAGATAAATCATTATTCTATGCCGATATCTCCAAAATATACTAAGGGTAAGGCAGTTGGATCAGGCTCTCAGAAACATGAATCTAATAAAAAAGTGACAAGAACCAAGATGCAGAGTGGACCTCAGTTGGATTTGGAGAAGAGGCCAATTTCTGTGAGGACTAGATGA